One segment of Sylvia atricapilla isolate bSylAtr1 chromosome 8, bSylAtr1.pri, whole genome shotgun sequence DNA contains the following:
- the ASAH2 gene encoding neutral ceramidase translates to MRGKRSRCSFSRLEVILIVCLALMIALTVVLLVLHFLASNNNDNNNVVEEAKYLVGVGRADCTGPVAQVPLMGYANPEQVGGGLLSRLYSRAFIVADPEGSSRVVFVSIDIGMVSQRVRLEVLQRLRSKYGELYRQDNVILSGTHTHSGPGGYFQHTLFWITSKGLVGPALNSIVNGIVKSIDIAHENMKKGRLFINRGTVENSQINRSPFSYLANPESERNRYSSNTDKEMLLLKMVDEDGHELGLISWFAVHPVSMNNSNHLVNSDNVGYASYLFEQEKNKGMLPGEGSFVAAFASSNLGDVSPNTRGPFCANTGESCDNPQSSCPIGGASMCMAKGPGNDMFESTRIIGQNIYLKAKELYEKASQEVTGPLSSAHQWVNMTSVSVEINTTHTVKTCKPALGHSFAAGTIDGVGAFNFTQGSVEGDPFWDQIRDQLLGEPSNETKACHSPKPILFSTGEMTWPHPWHPDIVDVQIAAIGSLAIVAVPGEFTTMSGRRLREAVKSEFDSHGTQGMNVVIAGLCNVYTHYITTYEEYQVQRYEAASTIYGPHTLSAYIQLYRGLAKAIALNATQELPRGPEPPLFNVTSLTLLPLLSAENAPSGKTFGDVLEEVRPEYREREVAEVTFVGANPRNSAENATEHNFLTVERYSDISSSWHVVLNDASWDTRFYWSKGSRGQSNVTIEWHIPAGTEPGVYRLRYFGHYKKRVLFRLLTIPFEGSSSAFQITAP, encoded by the exons ATGCGTGGCAAGAGGTCCAGGTGCTCCTTCTCCCGGCTGGAGGTGATCCTGATCGTGTGCCTGGCGCTGATGATCGCCCTGACCGTGGTGCTGCTGGTCCTGCACTTCCTCGC TTCCAACAACAACGACAACAACAATGTAGTAGAAGAAGCAAAGTACTTGGTGGGTGTTGGCAGAGCTGACTGCACCGGGCCTGTGGCACAAGTCCCCCTG ATGGGCTATGCCAACCCCGAGCAGGTGGGCGGGGGGCTGCTGTCCCGCCTCTACAGCCGAGCCTTCATCGTGGCCGACCCCGAGGGCTCCTCACGGGTCGTGTTCGTCAGCATTGACATTGGAATGGTGTCCCAGAGGGTCAGGCTGGAG GTGCTGCAGCGGCTGCGGAGCAAATACGGCGAGCTGTACCGGCAGGACAACGTCATCCTCAGCGGCACCCACACGCACTCGGGGCCTGGCGGGTACTTCCAGCACACCCTCTTCTGGATCACCAGCAAAGGGCTGGTCGGGCCAGCCCTCAACTCCATCGTCAATGGCATCGTGAAG AGCATAGATATTGCCCATGAGAACATGAAGAAAGGAAGGCTCTTTATAAACAGAGGCACAGTAGAAAACAGCCAGATCAACCGGAGCCCTTTCTCCTACCTCGCCAACCCGGAGTCCGAGCGGAACAG GTATTCCTCCAACACGGataaagaaatgctgctgctgaagatgGTGGATGAGGACGGACACGAGCTAGGCCTTATCAG CTGGTTTGCCGTGCACCCGGTGAGCATGAACAACTCCAACCACCTGGTGAACAGCGACAACGTGGGCTACGCCTCCTACCTCTTCGAGCAGGAGAAGAACAAAGGAATGCTCCCTGGAGAG GGCTCTTTTGTGGCCGCTTTTGCCTCGTCCAACCTGGGAGACGTGTCCCCCAACACGCGGGGCCCGTTCTGTGCCAACACGGGCGAGTCCTGTGACaacccccagagcagctgtcccATCGGAGGG GCTTCCATGTGCATGGCCAAGGGGCCTGGGAATGATATGTTTGAGAGCACCAGGATTATAGGGCAAAACATCTACCTGAAAGCAAAG GAGCTGTATGAAAAAGCCTCCCAGGAGGTGACGGGacccctgagctcagcccacCAGTGGGTGAACATGACCAGCGTGTCCGTGGAGATCAATACCACACACACg GTTAAAACCTGCAAaccagccctggggcacagctTTGCTGCAGGGACTATTGACGGAGTGGGGGCTTTCAACTTCACCCAAG GCTCAGTAGAAGGGGACCCATTTTGGGATCAGATCCGggaccagctgctgggagagccgTCGAACGAAACCAAAGCCTGCCACAGCCCCAAGCCCATCCTCTTCAGCACGGGAGAG ATGACCTGGCCCCACCCTTGGCACCCGGACATCGTGGACGTGCAGATCGCTGCCATTGGATCCCTGGCAATCGTCGCTGTTCCTGGGGAGTTCAC GACCATGTCTGGACGCAGGCTCCGGGAAGCTGTTAAAAGT GAATTTGATTCCCATGGGACACAAGGGATGAACGTTGTGATTGCAGGTCTGTGCAATGTCTACACCCACTATATCACCACCTATGAGGAATACCAG GTTCAACGGTATGAGGCTGCCTCTACTATTTACGGCCCACACACCCTTTCTGCTTACATCCAGCTGTACAGGGGCCTGGCCAAGGCTATTGCTCTG AATGCCACTCAGGAGCTGCCCCGTGGCCCAGAGCCCCCACTTTTCAATGTAACCAGCTTGACCCTGCTGCCTCTTCTCAGCGCCGAGAACGCGCCGTCCGGCAAAACCTTTGGGGATGTGCTGGAAGAAGTGAGACCAGAGTATCGAGAG AGAGAAGTTGCTGAAGTGACTTTTGTAGGAGCAAACCCCAGGAACTCTGCAGAGAACGCG ACTGAGCATAACTTCCTGACGGTGGAGAGATACTCCgacatttccagcagctggcaCGTGGTGCTGAACGACGCTTCCTGGGACACCAG GTTTTACTGGAGCAAAGGATCGCGTGGCCAGAGCAATGTGACCATCGAGTGGCACATCCCGGCGGGCACCGAGCCGGGAGTGTACCGGCTCCGCTACTTCGGCCACTACAAGAAGCGGGTGCTCTTCCGCCTCCTCACCATCCCCTTTGAAGGCTCATCCTCAGCTTTTCAAATCACAGCTCCATAG